The following proteins are co-located in the Papaver somniferum cultivar HN1 unplaced genomic scaffold, ASM357369v1 unplaced-scaffold_128, whole genome shotgun sequence genome:
- the LOC113331934 gene encoding F-box/kelch-repeat protein At3g06240-like translates to MDYPYNHLRAGVEIFGSCNGLVCVNTGDGVDIICMWNPSTKEYKKLPTIKIKFPAADFYCCDKTSYGFGFDGKTKDYKLVRLVGFNFEHGCEVKVYTSGTNTWKSLNYIPYRLSYGRTPAVLVNGALHWITTLLVPEDKSVSGSDEDPRIILSFDISNESFQEIPKPDMLNDKFHNNVDVLDGYLCLLSNNYKVHVDMWVMKDYGVRESWTKLFMISQQSFIRAFDYVKPIISFKNGKVLLDVDGGALVLYDPKYDESRIVEVCNVEWCEIFTYTRSLVGREQKLEAIKNIKKPEIRKTKKEEKLEKRIKKM, encoded by the coding sequence ATGGATTACCCTTACAACCATTTAAGAGCTGGGGTTGAAATTTTTGGTTCATGCAATGGCTTAGTTTGCGTGAATACTGGTGATGGTGTTGATATTATTTGCATGTGGAACCCATCTACCAAAGAGTATAAGAAATTACCAACTATAAAAATCAAATTTCCAGCAGCAGATTTCTACTGCTGCGACAAAACCTCGTATGGATTCGGTTTTGATGGTAAGACTAAGGATTATAAGTTGGTTAGACTTGTTGGGTTTAATTTCGAACATGGTTGTGAAGTTAAGGTCTATACATCTGGAACAAATACATGGAAAAGCTTGAATTACATTCCTTATCGTCTTTCTTATGGAAGAACACCTGCTGTGCTGGTTAATGGAGCACTTCATTGGATAACAACGTTACTTGTACCCGAGGATAAATCTGTAAGTGGATCTGATGAAGACCCCAGGATAATACTTTCTTTCGATATTAGCAAtgagagtttccaagaaattccAAAACCTGACATGCTAAATGACAAGTTTCATAATAATGTAGATGTTTTGGACGGGTACCTTTGTTTGCTTAGTAACAATTACAAGGTCCATGTTGATATGTGGGTGATGAAGGATTATGGCGTAAGAGAGTCGTGGACTAAACTCTTTATGATTTCCCAACAATCCTTTATAAGAGCCTTCGATTATGTGAAGCCAATTATATCTTTCAAGAATGGTAAGGTTTTGTTGGATGTGGATGGCGGTGCTTTGGTTTTATATGATCCGAAATATGACGAGTCTAGAATTGTTGAGGTGTGTAATGTAGAATGGTGTGAAATATTTACTTATACCAGGAGCTTAGTTGGGAGAGAACAAAAACTGGAAGCAATTAAAAATATTAAGAAGCCCGAGATCAGAAAGACCAAGAAAGAAGAGAAGTTAGAGAAGAGAATCAAAAAGATGTGA